The Streptomyces sp. NBC_01244 genome contains a region encoding:
- a CDS encoding VOC family protein encodes MAAFAEGSPCWVDASLPDVEAGKRFYGELFGWTFADSAGAEYGHYTQAYSRGRNVAALAPKPDGRMPTVWGIYLYTTDAYACAQRIRAAGGQLVMDPMPVGPYGTAAMAADPGGAVFGLWQPGTHHGFDAQNEPYTYCWSEVYTRARDAVDVFYAKVFGYVPEDQNDAETGIEYRVWSPPGKAPGSETAVLGRSLITDAFPEIMPAHFLAYFAVPDCDQSVAMVQRLGGRVTADPFDTPYGRIAVVADNQGAVFGLLSEPRTRTGG; translated from the coding sequence ATGGCAGCATTCGCGGAAGGCTCACCCTGCTGGGTCGACGCCTCCCTGCCGGACGTGGAAGCCGGCAAGCGCTTCTACGGTGAGCTCTTCGGGTGGACCTTCGCCGACAGCGCGGGAGCCGAGTACGGCCACTACACCCAGGCCTACAGCCGCGGCCGCAACGTCGCCGCCCTCGCCCCCAAGCCCGACGGCCGGATGCCGACCGTCTGGGGGATCTACCTCTACACCACCGACGCGTACGCCTGCGCCCAGCGCATCCGTGCCGCCGGCGGCCAGCTGGTGATGGACCCGATGCCGGTCGGCCCCTACGGGACCGCCGCGATGGCCGCCGACCCGGGAGGGGCCGTCTTCGGGCTGTGGCAGCCCGGCACCCACCACGGCTTCGACGCCCAGAACGAGCCCTACACGTACTGCTGGTCCGAGGTCTACACGCGGGCCCGCGACGCCGTGGACGTCTTCTACGCCAAGGTCTTCGGCTACGTCCCCGAGGACCAGAACGACGCCGAGACCGGCATCGAGTACCGCGTCTGGTCCCCGCCGGGCAAGGCGCCCGGCTCGGAGACCGCCGTCCTGGGGCGCAGCCTCATCACCGACGCCTTCCCGGAGATCATGCCCGCGCACTTCCTCGCGTACTTCGCCGTCCCGGACTGCGACCAGTCCGTGGCGATGGTGCAGCGCCTCGGCGGCCGGGTCACCGCAGACCCCTTCGACACCCCGTACGGGCGCATCGCGGTGGTCGCGGACAACCAGGGCGCGGTCTTCGGGCTGCTCTCGGAGCCGCGGACGAGGACGGGCGGCTAG
- a CDS encoding TetR family transcriptional regulator: protein MTGQVRTVDGRVAGRRGQATRQKLLDCLSEMLSSSPYRDVKVIDVARKAGTSPATFYQYFPDVEGAVLEIAERMANEGAQLTSLVEGRAWVGKAGWAAAEELVDGFLEFWRRNDAILRVVDLGAAEGDKRFYKIRMKILNSVTNSLTESMKELQAKGKVDKDVSPAAMAGSLVAMLAAVASHQKGFQTWGVKQAELKPNLALLVHLGITGKKPTK from the coding sequence ATGACAGGACAAGTACGCACCGTCGACGGCCGCGTTGCCGGCCGGCGCGGTCAGGCGACGAGGCAGAAGCTGCTCGACTGCCTCAGCGAGATGCTCAGCTCCTCGCCGTACCGCGACGTCAAAGTGATCGACGTCGCCCGCAAGGCCGGTACCTCCCCCGCGACCTTCTACCAGTACTTCCCGGACGTCGAAGGTGCCGTCCTGGAGATCGCGGAGCGCATGGCCAACGAGGGTGCGCAACTGACCTCGCTGGTCGAGGGGCGCGCGTGGGTCGGCAAGGCGGGTTGGGCGGCGGCCGAGGAACTCGTGGACGGCTTCCTGGAGTTCTGGCGGCGCAACGACGCGATCCTGCGGGTCGTCGACCTCGGCGCGGCCGAGGGCGACAAGCGGTTCTACAAGATCCGCATGAAGATCCTCAACTCCGTCACCAACTCCCTCACGGAATCGATGAAGGAGCTCCAGGCCAAGGGCAAGGTCGACAAGGACGTGAGCCCGGCGGCGATGGCCGGTTCGCTGGTCGCCATGCTCGCGGCGGTCGCCTCGCACCAGAAGGGCTTCCAGACCTGGGGCGTCAAGCAGGCGGAACTGAAGCCGAACCTGGCGCTCCTCGTCCACCTGGGCATCACGGGCAAGAAGCCCACGAAGTAA
- a CDS encoding nitroreductase family deazaflavin-dependent oxidoreductase — translation MAPGVKLMQKVSSTMLFAKIAPHFIPAMDKAVHKLTRGKVILSAQMLPGVILTAKGAKTGEPRTTPLACMPEQDGASWILIGSNFGRPGHPAWTGNLLKNPDADVSWKGQDIAVRARLLAGEERAAAWQAVLKFWPPYAAYQARIEREIRLFRLERR, via the coding sequence ATGGCGCCCGGAGTCAAGCTGATGCAGAAGGTCTCCTCGACCATGCTGTTCGCCAAGATCGCACCGCACTTCATCCCCGCCATGGACAAGGCGGTGCACAAGCTGACCCGCGGCAAGGTCATCCTCAGCGCCCAGATGCTCCCCGGCGTGATCCTCACCGCCAAGGGAGCCAAGACCGGCGAACCGCGCACCACCCCGCTCGCGTGCATGCCGGAGCAGGACGGGGCGAGCTGGATCCTGATCGGCTCGAACTTCGGCCGCCCCGGACACCCGGCATGGACCGGGAACCTGCTCAAGAACCCTGACGCGGACGTGAGTTGGAAAGGCCAGGACATCGCCGTACGCGCCCGCCTGCTGGCGGGTGAGGAACGTGCGGCGGCGTGGCAGGCGGTGCTGAAGTTCTGGCCGCCGTACGCGGCCTACCAGGCGCGGATCGAGCGCGAGATCCGGTTGTTCCGCCTGGAGCGTCGCTGA
- a CDS encoding acyl-CoA dehydrogenase family protein, which yields MDAAFTAEQDEMRRTLREILGKRCGPDEVKAAVRTDAGHGRELWQQLARQIGLPGIAVAEEYGGVGCAPADLVLACEETGRVLLPSPLLATAVLAVPLVTALGAGAQRSALLPPLAAGGLTAALAVPGPALATALALTGDNAPGEWAGGGRAGGVQARAVDGGWRLYGEVAQVLDGHSASLLLVAAHTGGFARSRTLLFLVREDAAGLVRTRQATLDETRPQGRIQLRDVEAELLGGEDADVAGALAATGRGAAAVLAAEAVGAAGQALARTVEYVRQREQFGRAIGSFQAVKHRLADLYVQVQAARSAAYYAAWDPEQGGLALAQALEALRITAGEAIQLHGGIGFTWEHDAHLYFKRAAADELLFGPVHRLRAHAAEAAGLFAPAASASAPVSAPAPAPAPAPRNEKVAV from the coding sequence ATGGATGCCGCCTTCACCGCGGAGCAGGACGAGATGCGACGTACCCTGCGCGAGATCCTGGGCAAACGCTGCGGCCCGGACGAGGTCAAGGCCGCCGTCCGCACCGACGCCGGACACGGCCGGGAGCTCTGGCAGCAGCTCGCCCGGCAGATCGGACTGCCGGGCATCGCCGTGGCCGAGGAGTACGGGGGCGTCGGCTGCGCCCCCGCCGACCTGGTCCTGGCCTGCGAGGAGACCGGGCGGGTGCTGCTGCCCTCGCCGCTGCTGGCCACCGCCGTGCTCGCCGTGCCGCTGGTCACCGCCCTGGGGGCCGGCGCCCAGCGCTCCGCCCTGCTCCCGCCGCTCGCGGCGGGCGGGCTCACCGCCGCCCTCGCCGTACCCGGCCCCGCCCTGGCCACCGCCCTCGCGCTGACCGGGGACAACGCCCCGGGCGAATGGGCCGGCGGCGGTCGCGCCGGCGGGGTGCAGGCCCGCGCCGTGGACGGCGGCTGGCGGCTGTACGGGGAGGTCGCCCAGGTGCTCGACGGGCACAGCGCCTCGCTGCTGCTGGTCGCCGCGCACACGGGAGGCTTCGCCCGCAGCCGGACCCTGCTGTTCCTCGTACGGGAGGACGCGGCCGGCCTCGTACGGACGCGGCAGGCCACCCTGGACGAGACCCGCCCGCAGGGGCGCATCCAACTCCGCGACGTCGAAGCCGAGTTGCTGGGAGGTGAAGACGCCGACGTGGCCGGAGCGCTCGCCGCCACCGGGCGCGGCGCCGCGGCCGTCCTGGCCGCCGAGGCGGTCGGCGCGGCCGGGCAGGCGCTCGCCCGGACCGTGGAGTACGTACGGCAGCGCGAGCAGTTCGGCCGGGCCATCGGCTCGTTCCAGGCGGTCAAGCACCGCCTCGCCGACCTCTACGTACAGGTCCAGGCGGCCCGCTCGGCCGCCTACTACGCCGCCTGGGACCCGGAGCAGGGCGGACTCGCCCTGGCCCAGGCCCTGGAAGCGCTGCGGATCACCGCCGGCGAGGCCATCCAGCTGCACGGCGGCATCGGCTTCACCTGGGAGCACGACGCGCACCTCTACTTCAAGCGGGCGGCCGCCGACGAACTGCTCTTCGGCCCCGTCCACCGGCTGCGCGCCCATGCCGCGGAAGCCGCCGGGCTGTTCGCCCCCGCGGCCTCCGCCTCCGCCCCCGTATCCGCACCAGCCCCCGCCCCTGCCCCTGCCCCACGGAACGAGAAGGTGGCCGTCTGA
- a CDS encoding acetyl-CoA acetyltransferase — MPATPGPLSASASASATTSASATAGPQARPRRVAVVGVALSDCGRVDGPTPYALHAQAARRALADSGLDRSVIDGFASAGLGILAPVEVAEYLGLRPTWVDSTSVGGSTWEVMAAHAADAIAAGHANAVLLVYGSTARADIKARRRTSNLSFGARGPLQFEVPYGHTLVSKYAMAARRHMHEYGTTLEQLAEVAVQARANAATNPDAMFRDPITVDDVLSSGMIADPFTKLNCCIRSDGGCAVLLAAEDYVPDTAKEPVWILGSGTAVSHTTMSEWEDFTVSPAAVSGRRAFARAGLTPADVDLAEIYDAFTYMTLVTLEDLGFCAKGEGGAFVEKGRLLRDGEFPVNTDGGGLSACHPGMRGLFLLVEAVRQLRGEAGEGQVRRRGGSLPQVAIASGTGGWFCSSGTIILGRD; from the coding sequence ATGCCTGCCACGCCTGGACCCCTCTCCGCCTCCGCCTCCGCCTCCGCCACCACCTCCGCCTCCGCCACCGCCGGCCCTCAGGCCCGGCCCCGCCGGGTCGCCGTCGTCGGCGTCGCCCTCTCGGACTGCGGCCGGGTGGACGGCCCCACCCCGTACGCCCTGCACGCGCAGGCCGCCCGCCGGGCCCTGGCCGACTCCGGTCTGGACCGGTCGGTGATCGACGGCTTCGCCTCGGCCGGGCTCGGCATCCTGGCGCCCGTGGAGGTCGCCGAGTACCTGGGCCTGCGCCCCACCTGGGTCGACTCCACGTCGGTCGGCGGCTCCACCTGGGAGGTCATGGCCGCCCACGCCGCCGACGCCATCGCCGCCGGCCACGCCAACGCGGTCCTCCTCGTCTACGGATCCACCGCGCGCGCCGACATCAAGGCCCGCCGCCGGACCTCGAACCTCTCCTTCGGGGCGCGCGGACCGCTGCAGTTCGAGGTCCCGTACGGGCACACGCTGGTCTCCAAGTACGCGATGGCCGCGCGCCGCCACATGCACGAGTACGGCACGACGCTGGAGCAGCTCGCCGAAGTGGCGGTGCAGGCACGGGCGAACGCCGCCACCAACCCGGACGCGATGTTCCGCGACCCCATCACCGTCGACGACGTCCTGTCCTCCGGGATGATCGCGGACCCCTTCACCAAGCTGAACTGCTGCATCCGCTCGGACGGCGGCTGCGCGGTGCTGCTGGCCGCGGAGGACTACGTACCGGACACGGCCAAGGAGCCCGTGTGGATCCTGGGCTCCGGAACCGCCGTCTCGCACACCACGATGTCGGAGTGGGAGGACTTCACCGTCTCCCCCGCGGCCGTCTCGGGCCGCCGGGCCTTCGCCCGCGCCGGGCTCACCCCGGCGGATGTCGACCTCGCCGAAATCTACGACGCCTTCACCTATATGACGCTGGTCACGCTGGAGGACCTGGGCTTCTGCGCAAAGGGCGAGGGCGGCGCATTCGTGGAGAAAGGCCGCCTCCTGCGGGACGGCGAATTCCCGGTCAATACGGACGGCGGCGGACTCTCCGCCTGCCATCCCGGCATGCGCGGCCTGTTCCTGTTGGTCGAGGCGGTACGCCAACTCCGTGGCGAGGCGGGCGAGGGCCAAGTGCGCAGACGCGGTGGATCCCTCCCACAGGTGGCCATCGCCTCGGGCACGGGCGGATGGTTCTGCTCGTCGGGCACCATCATTCTCGGACGGGACTGA
- a CDS encoding D-alanyl-D-alanine carboxypeptidase family protein translates to MISNLLRRSRAALAITVATGALLTVAAPAQAVSGPPTLAASAFLMDGTTGATLSSKLGDTKREVASTTKIMTAYVVLTTPGLDLNKRVTVQQEYLDYVYREGGSSAGLKAGATPTVRRLLYGMMLPSGCDAAYALADTFGSGTTRADRVKDFIAKMNAKAKTLGMANTTYDSFDGISPTGKGLSTARDLAKLTRAAMKGTTFKSVVKTSSYSSDGTSTVGTWLNTNLLIKPGHAYQTQTPGAIGVKTGSGTAAGQCLVFSVTRNGKTIIGVLLKSDDRYPDAIKLTNWALGAPTGATTKRTTTEHIPDVLD, encoded by the coding sequence TTGATATCGAACCTGCTGCGGCGTTCGCGCGCCGCTCTCGCCATCACCGTCGCCACCGGCGCCCTGCTGACGGTCGCCGCTCCGGCCCAGGCCGTCTCCGGGCCGCCGACCCTCGCCGCCTCGGCCTTCCTGATGGACGGCACCACGGGTGCCACGCTCTCCAGCAAGCTCGGCGACACCAAGCGCGAGGTCGCCAGCACCACGAAGATCATGACGGCCTACGTCGTCCTCACCACGCCGGGCCTCGACCTCAACAAGCGGGTCACCGTCCAGCAGGAGTACCTGGACTACGTATACCGGGAGGGCGGGAGTTCGGCCGGCCTGAAGGCAGGCGCCACCCCCACCGTCCGCCGCCTGCTGTACGGGATGATGCTGCCCTCGGGCTGCGACGCCGCCTACGCGCTCGCAGACACCTTCGGCTCGGGCACGACCCGGGCGGACCGCGTCAAGGACTTCATCGCGAAGATGAACGCCAAGGCGAAGACCCTCGGCATGGCCAACACCACCTACGACAGCTTCGACGGCATCTCCCCGACGGGGAAGGGCCTCTCCACCGCCCGCGACCTCGCGAAGCTCACCCGGGCCGCGATGAAGGGCACCACCTTCAAGTCGGTCGTGAAGACCTCCTCCTACAGCAGCGACGGCACCTCCACGGTCGGCACGTGGCTGAACACCAACCTGCTCATCAAGCCCGGACACGCCTACCAGACCCAGACCCCGGGCGCGATCGGCGTCAAGACGGGTTCCGGTACGGCCGCAGGCCAGTGCCTCGTCTTCTCCGTGACCCGCAACGGCAAGACGATCATCGGTGTCCTGCTGAAGTCCGACGACCGCTACCCGGACGCGATCAAGCTCACCAACTGGGCCCTCGGCGCGCCCACCGGTGCCACGACCAAGCGCACCACCACCGAGCACATCCCGGACGTCCTCGACTGA
- a CDS encoding D-alanyl-D-alanine carboxypeptidase family protein, translating to MISNLLRRSRAALAITVATGALLTVASPAEAVAAPPTTAASAFVMDASTGATLTSKGGDTKREGASTTKIMTALVVLTRSSLDLDKKVTIQQEHLNYVAREGASSAYLKAGATPTVRQLLYAMMLPSGCDAAYALADTFGQGSTRAARVQSFISKMNTKAKDLGMTNTHYDTFDGISRGNNYITARDLAKLTRTAMRYTHFKAIVKTTAYSSGGTSTVATWKNTNLLIQPRPTGYGIPGAIGVKTGTGTAAGKCIVFAATRNGKTVIGVLLKDEERYADAIKLIDWAAGPAATSSLQRSATEPIPDVLD from the coding sequence TTGATATCGAACCTGCTGCGGCGTTCGCGCGCCGCTCTCGCCATCACCGTCGCCACCGGCGCGCTCCTGACGGTCGCCTCGCCGGCCGAGGCCGTCGCCGCACCGCCGACCACCGCCGCGTCCGCCTTCGTGATGGACGCCTCCACGGGTGCCACGCTCACCAGCAAGGGGGGCGACACCAAGCGTGAGGGGGCCAGTACCACGAAGATCATGACGGCCCTGGTCGTCCTCACCAGGTCGAGCCTCGACCTCGACAAGAAGGTCACAATCCAGCAGGAGCACCTGAACTACGTCGCCCGGGAGGGCGCGAGCTCGGCCTACCTGAAGGCCGGCGCCACCCCCACCGTCCGCCAGCTGCTGTACGCGATGATGCTGCCCTCGGGCTGCGACGCGGCGTACGCGCTCGCCGACACCTTCGGACAGGGCTCCACCAGGGCGGCACGCGTCCAGAGCTTCATCTCGAAGATGAACACCAAGGCGAAAGACCTTGGCATGACCAACACGCACTACGACACCTTCGACGGCATCTCGCGCGGCAACAACTACATCACCGCGCGCGACCTCGCGAAGCTCACTCGTACCGCGATGCGCTACACCCACTTCAAGGCGATCGTGAAGACCACCGCGTACAGCAGCGGCGGCACGTCCACCGTCGCCACGTGGAAGAACACCAACCTGCTGATCCAGCCCCGCCCCACCGGCTACGGGATCCCGGGCGCCATCGGCGTCAAGACCGGCACCGGCACGGCCGCGGGCAAGTGCATCGTCTTCGCCGCCACCCGCAACGGCAAGACCGTCATCGGCGTCCTGCTGAAGGACGAGGAGCGCTACGCGGACGCGATCAAGCTCATCGACTGGGCCGCCGGCCCGGCCGCCACCTCGTCGCTGCAGCGCAGCGCCACCGAGCCCATCCCGGACGTCCTCGACTGA
- a CDS encoding pyridoxine/pyridoxamine 5'-phosphate oxidase gives MTSDVNADFHTTLHSLRVWDGPLPSFDTAAAPADPLELFRDWFTHAAKAGQPEPHTMSLATVDADGRPDVRTLMLHDADERGLHFASHSTSTKGRQLAGQPAAALGFYWPAVARQIRIRGRVTACDATESRADLAARTRGALAAALTGRQSEVLASREELAAVAAESWARAGAEPDAPAPTWTRYVLSPTEIEFFQGDAARLHTRLQYTRTPTTPWTHHLLWP, from the coding sequence ATGACGAGCGACGTGAACGCCGACTTCCACACCACCCTGCACTCCCTGCGCGTCTGGGACGGCCCGCTGCCCTCCTTCGACACGGCCGCCGCGCCGGCCGACCCGCTCGAGCTGTTCCGGGACTGGTTCACGCACGCCGCCAAGGCGGGGCAGCCCGAGCCTCACACGATGAGCCTGGCGACGGTGGACGCGGACGGGCGGCCCGACGTACGGACGCTCATGCTGCACGACGCCGACGAGCGCGGCCTGCACTTCGCCTCGCACTCCACCAGCACGAAGGGCCGGCAGCTGGCCGGGCAGCCGGCGGCCGCGCTGGGCTTCTACTGGCCGGCGGTGGCCCGCCAGATCCGCATCCGGGGACGGGTCACCGCGTGCGACGCGACAGAGAGCCGGGCGGACTTGGCGGCCCGCACCCGCGGCGCGCTGGCCGCGGCACTGACGGGCCGGCAGAGCGAGGTCCTGGCATCCCGCGAGGAACTGGCCGCCGTCGCGGCGGAGTCCTGGGCACGGGCGGGCGCGGAGCCGGACGCCCCGGCGCCGACGTGGACCCGGTACGTCCTCTCCCCCACGGAGATCGAGTTCTTCCAGGGCGACGCGGCCCGCCTCCACACCCGCCTCCAGTACACCCGCACCCCCACCACCCCCTGGACCCACCACCTCCTGTGGCCCTGA
- a CDS encoding Zn-ribbon domain-containing OB-fold protein gives MSTGVGTAARFDLPEIDEFTRPYWDAAAEGRLLLRRCGECGKAHHYPREFCPACWAGEDRVTWETASGRATLYTWSVIHRSDLPPFGERVPYVAAVVDLAEGPRMMTEVVGAEGAELRVGMDLVVTFREAAEGVWVAVFSACAVA, from the coding sequence GTGAGTACTGGAGTCGGTACGGCTGCGCGGTTCGACCTGCCGGAGATCGACGAGTTCACGCGGCCGTACTGGGACGCGGCGGCGGAGGGACGGCTGTTGCTGCGCCGCTGCGGGGAATGCGGGAAGGCGCACCACTACCCGCGGGAGTTCTGCCCGGCCTGCTGGGCGGGGGAGGATCGGGTGACGTGGGAGACGGCGAGCGGGCGGGCCACGCTCTACACCTGGTCGGTGATCCACCGCAGCGACCTGCCGCCCTTCGGGGAGCGGGTGCCGTACGTGGCGGCGGTGGTGGACCTCGCGGAGGGGCCGCGGATGATGACCGAGGTCGTCGGTGCGGAGGGGGCGGAGCTGCGGGTGGGGATGGACCTGGTGGTGACCTTCCGGGAGGCGGCGGAGGGGGTCTGGGTGGCGGTCTTCTCCGCTTGCGCGGTGGCTTGA
- a CDS encoding flavin-containing monooxygenase has protein sequence MPGVPAAPDLSTQPRPVYVIGAGPGGLAVAAALRARGIRAVVVEKSESVGASWRRHYDRLHLHTTRRLSALPGLAMPRRFGRWVARENVVRYLEKYAEFHELEIATGIEVTRIEPSTNSANSANPTDSADSATSLPEAPGWTLHATGGRVMAARAVVVATGYNHTPLIPDWPGRDAYPGPLAHAAEYRNPAPYAGQDVLVVGVGNTGAEIAVDLAEGGAARVRLAVRTAPHILRRSTAGWPSQRTGILVRHLPVRLVDRLGAIVGKASVPDLSAYGLPRPTTGLYSRVKQGSIPLQDVGLIDAVRTGRVEPVAAVESFDGAEVVLSDGSRITPDAVIAATGYRRALEGLLGDLDVLDDRGRPRTHGATTPPNAPGLYFTGFTNPISGNIRELALDAEKIAKAIARTVRT, from the coding sequence ATGCCCGGAGTCCCCGCAGCACCCGACCTGTCCACCCAGCCCCGCCCGGTCTACGTGATCGGCGCCGGCCCCGGCGGCCTCGCCGTCGCCGCCGCGCTGCGCGCCCGCGGGATCCGCGCGGTGGTCGTGGAGAAGTCGGAGTCGGTCGGCGCTTCCTGGCGCAGGCACTACGACCGCCTCCACCTGCACACCACGCGCCGGCTCTCCGCCCTCCCGGGCCTGGCCATGCCGCGCCGCTTCGGCCGCTGGGTGGCCCGCGAGAACGTGGTGCGCTACCTGGAGAAGTACGCCGAGTTCCACGAGCTGGAGATAGCCACCGGCATCGAGGTGACCCGCATCGAGCCCTCCACGAACTCCGCGAACTCAGCGAACCCCACGGACTCCGCGGACTCCGCGACCTCCCTCCCCGAAGCCCCCGGCTGGACCCTGCACGCCACCGGCGGCCGCGTCATGGCGGCCCGGGCGGTGGTGGTCGCGACCGGGTACAACCACACCCCCCTGATCCCCGACTGGCCCGGCCGGGATGCCTACCCGGGCCCCCTCGCCCACGCCGCCGAGTACCGCAACCCCGCCCCCTACGCCGGCCAGGACGTCCTCGTCGTCGGCGTCGGCAACACCGGCGCCGAGATAGCGGTCGACCTCGCCGAGGGCGGCGCCGCCCGGGTCCGGCTCGCGGTGCGCACGGCCCCGCACATTCTGCGCCGCTCCACCGCCGGCTGGCCCTCGCAGCGGACCGGGATCCTGGTCCGGCACCTGCCCGTCCGGCTCGTCGACCGGCTCGGCGCGATCGTCGGCAAGGCCTCGGTCCCGGACCTGTCCGCGTACGGCCTCCCGCGCCCCACCACCGGCCTGTACAGCAGGGTCAAGCAGGGGTCGATCCCGCTCCAGGACGTCGGCCTGATCGACGCGGTCCGTACGGGCCGGGTTGAGCCCGTGGCCGCCGTCGAGTCCTTCGACGGAGCCGAGGTGGTCCTCTCGGACGGCTCCCGGATCACCCCGGACGCCGTGATCGCGGCCACCGGCTACCGCCGCGCCCTGGAAGGCCTGCTCGGCGACCTCGACGTCCTGGACGACCGCGGCCGCCCCCGCACCCACGGCGCGACCACCCCGCCGAACGCCCCGGGCCTCTACTTCACCGGCTTCACCAACCCCATCAGCGGCAACATCCGCGAACTGGCCCTGGACGCCGAAAAGATCGCCAAGGCCATCGCCCGAACGGTCCGCACCTAG
- a CDS encoding DUF5713 family protein — MSITNQQVAARSFLEPLYRDAYYPGHVLDKGRGILLRLCARIEAEQPSGLAALYVLTGAATEEFNLLEAEFEAAGSEIETVAREEIAEDFAFVASAYGFTDADVEALIAPREW; from the coding sequence ATGTCGATCACGAACCAGCAAGTGGCAGCCCGCTCCTTCCTGGAGCCGCTCTACCGGGACGCGTACTACCCGGGTCACGTCCTCGACAAGGGCCGGGGCATCCTGCTGCGCCTGTGCGCGCGCATCGAGGCCGAGCAGCCCTCGGGCCTGGCCGCGCTGTACGTGCTGACGGGGGCGGCGACCGAGGAGTTCAACCTGCTGGAGGCGGAGTTCGAGGCCGCGGGGAGCGAAATCGAGACCGTGGCGCGCGAGGAGATAGCCGAGGACTTCGCGTTCGTGGCCTCCGCATACGGATTCACGGATGCGGACGTCGAGGCGCTCATCGCCCCCCGGGAGTGGTGA